A single window of Nocardioides baekrokdamisoli DNA harbors:
- a CDS encoding SDR family NAD(P)-dependent oxidoreductase — protein sequence MNRQRYDLADKVVLITGGNGGIGGATARELLRRGARVVIADIDATTPERAATLSPERALGVVADVRNRASLDAAVTQGVERFGRIDVVIANAGLLAKAATLRNTPTADIEATLAVNVTGVANTVAASLEQVIAHQGQVVLISSVFAFINGMGTIPYAMSKAAVEQLGRGLRMELADDRVSVLTAYFSLVQTDMIARGVDEDPVVMELLGTLPKAMLKRIKPADAANAIVDGLEARSTRVVRPGLWRPVSALRGVVGPALDDRFVADRRILDVLVRLDARGSTKPVPINPTPKARKKELA from the coding sequence ATGAACCGCCAACGGTACGACCTGGCCGACAAGGTCGTCCTGATCACCGGCGGCAACGGTGGCATCGGCGGAGCCACGGCACGCGAGCTGTTGCGGCGCGGGGCCCGGGTCGTCATCGCCGACATCGATGCGACAACTCCGGAGCGCGCAGCCACGTTGTCGCCCGAGCGTGCGCTCGGCGTTGTTGCGGACGTCAGGAACCGGGCCTCGTTGGACGCGGCCGTGACGCAAGGTGTCGAACGCTTCGGTCGAATCGACGTCGTCATCGCCAACGCCGGGCTCCTCGCCAAGGCCGCCACGCTGCGCAACACCCCGACGGCTGACATCGAGGCCACCCTGGCGGTCAACGTGACCGGGGTCGCGAACACGGTCGCTGCCAGCCTGGAGCAGGTCATCGCGCATCAGGGCCAGGTCGTACTGATCAGCTCGGTGTTCGCGTTCATCAACGGCATGGGAACGATCCCGTACGCCATGAGCAAGGCGGCCGTCGAGCAGCTCGGCCGAGGCCTGCGCATGGAACTTGCCGACGACCGGGTCTCGGTCCTCACCGCGTACTTCTCGCTGGTCCAGACCGACATGATCGCCCGCGGCGTCGACGAGGACCCCGTCGTGATGGAACTCCTGGGGACACTGCCGAAGGCGATGCTCAAGCGCATCAAGCCAGCAGATGCTGCCAACGCCATCGTCGACGGGCTGGAAGCACGCTCGACCCGCGTCGTACGCCCCGGTCTCTGGCGGCCGGTGTCCGCGCTGCGCGGGGTCGTCGGTCCTGCTCTGGACGACCGCTTCGTCGCCGACCGTCGAATTCTCGACGTGCTCGTCCGCCTCGATGCGCGCGGCTCGACGAAACCCGTACCCATCAACCCCACCCCGAAAGCACGGAAGAAGGAACTCGCATGA
- a CDS encoding alpha/beta fold hydrolase — MTTWRTTPTKTIDVGGVSYAYRELGETGGVPVVFLHHFTAVLDDWDPRVADGIASRHHVIAFDNRGIGATGSKVPSDLEQMGADAIAFIRALGYDQVDLFGFSLGGAVAQMVALQAPDLVRRMVLAGTGPRGGGGIWKMPFIVGGAYTKAFLARKDPRHFLFFPRNAQGKKAANEYFARLAERTENLDRPITAQARNAQLRAITSGGMHAPDDLSRIKIPVFVANGDNDLMVSSDHSADMAARLPNARLRIYPNSGHGGVFQYHHEFVPEVLDFLNE; from the coding sequence ATGACCACCTGGCGCACCACCCCCACCAAGACGATCGACGTCGGCGGCGTCTCCTACGCGTACCGAGAACTCGGAGAGACGGGAGGGGTCCCCGTGGTGTTCCTGCACCACTTCACCGCCGTGCTCGACGACTGGGACCCACGGGTTGCGGACGGCATCGCCTCCCGCCACCACGTGATCGCCTTCGACAACCGTGGCATCGGTGCCACCGGCTCGAAAGTGCCGAGCGACCTCGAGCAGATGGGCGCAGACGCGATCGCATTCATCCGCGCTCTCGGCTACGACCAGGTCGATCTCTTCGGCTTCTCGTTGGGCGGCGCGGTGGCGCAGATGGTGGCCCTGCAAGCGCCCGATCTCGTACGCCGGATGGTTCTCGCAGGGACCGGGCCGCGTGGCGGAGGCGGGATCTGGAAGATGCCGTTCATCGTCGGCGGCGCGTACACCAAGGCCTTCCTGGCCCGTAAGGACCCGCGACACTTCCTGTTCTTCCCGCGCAACGCCCAGGGGAAGAAGGCGGCCAACGAGTACTTCGCGCGCCTTGCCGAGCGCACGGAAAACTTGGATCGTCCGATCACCGCGCAGGCTCGAAATGCTCAGTTGCGTGCGATCACCAGTGGCGGAATGCACGCGCCCGACGACCTCTCCCGGATCAAGATCCCGGTCTTCGTCGCGAACGGGGACAACGACCTCATGGTCTCCAGCGACCACTCCGCCGACATGGCGGCCCGCCTGCCGAACGCCAGGCTCCGGATCTACCCGAACTCCGGCCACGGCGGCGTGTTCCAGTACCACCACGAGTTCGTACCGGAGGTTCTGGACTTCCTGAACGAGTGA
- a CDS encoding TetR/AcrR family transcriptional regulator, whose translation MTEERVRDGSVAGGIPERLIDAAVTLMATEGPSAIKARTVAAAAGMSTMVVYNYFGGVPELLNAVVDHGFDQIGDAFAKLDVTDDPIADLFAMALTTLAYARANPHLYDAMFGLSTRATYRPTDKGVRLAGHSPAFNAAYAHVTGACTRLAGRGPMSITDPIAVAGALWSFVHGYVTLELANHFTEFEDPVRQVLLPMGVTFCTGLGAEREAALRSHEHALGRVPLPAA comes from the coding sequence ATGACAGAGGAGCGGGTTCGGGACGGTTCCGTCGCCGGGGGCATTCCGGAGCGGCTCATCGATGCCGCCGTGACCTTGATGGCCACCGAGGGACCATCGGCCATCAAGGCCCGTACCGTCGCCGCCGCGGCCGGCATGTCGACGATGGTCGTCTACAACTACTTCGGCGGAGTCCCCGAACTTCTCAACGCCGTCGTGGATCACGGCTTCGATCAGATCGGTGACGCCTTCGCGAAGCTCGACGTGACCGACGACCCGATCGCCGATCTCTTCGCGATGGCCCTCACGACGTTGGCGTACGCACGGGCCAACCCGCACCTCTACGACGCCATGTTCGGGCTGTCGACGCGCGCCACCTACCGGCCGACGGACAAAGGTGTCCGCCTGGCCGGCCACTCACCGGCCTTCAACGCTGCGTACGCACACGTGACCGGTGCGTGCACGCGGTTGGCGGGCCGCGGGCCGATGTCGATCACCGATCCCATCGCTGTGGCGGGTGCACTATGGAGCTTCGTGCACGGCTACGTCACGCTCGAACTCGCCAACCATTTCACCGAGTTCGAAGATCCCGTCCGGCAGGTCCTTCTGCCGATGGGAGTGACCTTCTGCACCGGTCTCGGCGCCGAGCGGGAAGCCGCACTCCGCTCTCACGAACATGCCCTCGGGCGAGTCCCGCTCCCCGCCGCCTGA
- a CDS encoding GMC oxidoreductase, giving the protein MKKRSSIRKTPATDYDWVVVGSGFGGSVAALRLAEKGYRVAVMERGKAYADEDLPRSTSDRRRFFWAPALGLRGIMRSVLFRHVFSSTQTGVGGGSLVYGGVLFRPQAPFYDDPQWRDLADWEGVLSSHYQTAERMLGADRTPWESVSMSLSRQLADHFDGPETFMPAPVAVFFGEPGKTVPDPYFGGEGPDRTGCTRCGQCMTGCRIGAANRLTKNYLWFAEKLGVAILAETEVVDVTAIGAADGADGYRIATRSQGPGLRRRRRTMTAAGVVFAGGAVATNELLADCKHRGTLPHISDRLGTLVRTNSEAVVSVLLPQDCETWRDVTASSRVLVDGDTQIEFLTYGPNGDFMRFMFTTLVGAGPAPARLLKWIRSVVAHPRQWAATLRSGWSRRTVMMLVMQPRDNAIRFRAKKRLIGRGYKLATAVDADRPAPTHLEVGHTAATWLAEQTGGIPQSSVFEAFGNMPMTAHVLGGAAVGASPIEGVIDDKLRVFGYRDMLVCDGAALPANPGVNPALTIAAMAEHAMAHVAANGLGR; this is encoded by the coding sequence ATGAAGAAGCGCTCATCGATCCGGAAGACCCCCGCGACGGACTACGACTGGGTAGTCGTCGGGTCAGGTTTCGGCGGGAGCGTCGCCGCGTTGCGGCTGGCGGAGAAGGGCTACAGGGTCGCAGTGATGGAGCGTGGCAAGGCGTACGCCGACGAGGACCTCCCGAGGTCGACCTCGGATCGGCGCAGGTTCTTCTGGGCTCCTGCGCTAGGGCTGCGCGGGATCATGCGCAGCGTGCTCTTCCGGCACGTCTTCAGCTCGACCCAAACCGGCGTCGGAGGGGGAAGCCTCGTCTACGGCGGCGTGCTGTTCCGACCACAAGCACCGTTCTACGACGATCCCCAGTGGCGAGACCTCGCGGACTGGGAGGGCGTGCTCAGCAGCCACTACCAAACGGCCGAGCGGATGCTCGGTGCCGACCGCACGCCGTGGGAATCAGTGAGCATGAGCCTGTCGCGGCAACTCGCCGACCACTTCGACGGCCCGGAGACCTTCATGCCTGCGCCGGTCGCGGTGTTCTTCGGGGAACCCGGGAAGACCGTTCCGGACCCGTACTTCGGAGGCGAGGGACCTGATCGCACCGGGTGCACGCGCTGCGGTCAATGCATGACCGGGTGCCGGATCGGCGCCGCCAACCGCCTGACCAAGAACTACCTCTGGTTCGCGGAGAAACTGGGGGTCGCCATCCTCGCCGAGACCGAGGTGGTCGATGTCACTGCGATCGGTGCCGCGGACGGCGCAGACGGCTACCGGATCGCGACTCGGAGCCAGGGACCAGGACTGCGTCGCCGACGTCGCACCATGACGGCCGCAGGGGTGGTCTTCGCAGGCGGCGCCGTCGCGACGAACGAACTTCTCGCCGACTGCAAACACCGGGGCACACTTCCTCACATCAGCGACCGTCTGGGAACACTCGTACGCACCAACAGCGAAGCCGTCGTGTCGGTGCTGCTGCCCCAGGACTGCGAGACCTGGAGGGACGTGACGGCCAGCAGTCGGGTGCTGGTCGACGGCGACACCCAGATCGAGTTCCTCACGTACGGGCCGAACGGCGACTTCATGAGGTTCATGTTCACCACCCTCGTCGGCGCGGGCCCTGCACCTGCGCGGCTGCTGAAGTGGATACGCAGCGTGGTCGCCCACCCGCGACAGTGGGCCGCAACGCTTCGGTCCGGGTGGAGTCGGCGCACAGTGATGATGCTGGTCATGCAGCCACGCGACAACGCGATCCGCTTCAGAGCCAAGAAGCGTCTGATCGGGCGTGGTTACAAGCTGGCCACGGCAGTGGACGCCGACCGTCCGGCTCCCACCCATCTCGAGGTCGGCCACACGGCGGCGACGTGGCTGGCCGAGCAGACCGGCGGCATCCCGCAGAGCAGCGTCTTCGAGGCATTCGGCAACATGCCGATGACGGCTCACGTCCTCGGCGGCGCGGCCGTCGGAGCATCCCCGATCGAGGGTGTCATCGACGACAAACTGAGGGTCTTCGGCTATCGGGACATGCTCGTGTGCGACGGAGCCGCGTTGCCGGCGAATCCAGGCGTGAACCCCGCGCTGACGATCGCGGCGATGGCTGAACACGCCATGGCGCATGTCGCGGCCAACGGTTTGGGACGATAG
- a CDS encoding enoyl-CoA hydratase/isomerase family protein — translation MAEEVRGNIEVEDRGAVLLARIDGGPLGLFGNDIAEQLDELVDRADRDPRIQAVVFTGTHPGRFVSHAEVRWLQEGGAKVPSVGVKGAGALAHVARGVNRAGGLKGALGTTPLWPAVQLERVHQTFLKMNRSGVIFIAAMNGSALGLGAEFCWANDLRVMSRGDFFIGQPEVLLGIMPGGGGTQRLPRLVGNHQALIAILSGKPFTPEQALEIGAVDDVVDPDQVVFRALELAEYLGSRPKTSRAAVKRAVYFGGSDGLEDGLHVERAEFLATALSDIGQELMLDYMANTDASGELPLYQTGAYEEVLRTGTTRGAGAATKAGVQ, via the coding sequence ATGGCAGAAGAAGTACGCGGGAACATCGAGGTCGAAGACCGAGGAGCGGTGCTCCTGGCGCGCATCGACGGCGGCCCACTCGGCCTCTTCGGGAACGACATCGCCGAGCAGTTGGACGAGTTGGTCGATCGTGCGGATCGCGACCCGCGCATCCAGGCCGTGGTCTTCACGGGCACCCATCCCGGCCGGTTCGTCTCTCACGCCGAGGTCCGCTGGCTGCAGGAGGGCGGCGCCAAGGTTCCGTCAGTCGGGGTCAAAGGTGCCGGCGCGCTGGCACACGTGGCGCGCGGCGTGAATCGTGCCGGAGGGCTCAAGGGTGCCCTGGGGACGACGCCGTTGTGGCCGGCGGTGCAACTGGAGCGAGTTCACCAGACGTTCTTGAAGATGAACCGCAGCGGCGTGATCTTCATTGCGGCTATGAACGGATCAGCGCTCGGGCTCGGAGCGGAGTTCTGCTGGGCCAACGACCTCAGAGTCATGTCGCGGGGGGACTTCTTCATCGGACAGCCGGAGGTCCTCCTGGGCATCATGCCCGGCGGAGGCGGTACGCAACGACTGCCTCGTCTGGTTGGCAACCACCAGGCCCTGATTGCCATCCTTTCCGGGAAGCCCTTCACCCCTGAACAGGCGCTGGAAATCGGCGCCGTGGACGACGTGGTCGACCCGGATCAGGTGGTATTTCGCGCACTTGAACTCGCCGAGTACCTCGGTTCGAGGCCGAAGACGTCCAGGGCAGCTGTGAAGCGGGCCGTCTACTTCGGAGGCTCGGATGGGCTCGAGGACGGACTGCATGTGGAGCGTGCCGAGTTCCTGGCCACCGCGTTGTCCGACATCGGCCAGGAACTGATGCTCGACTACATGGCGAACACCGACGCCAGCGGTGAACTGCCGCTCTACCAGACCGGCGCGTACGAAGAAGTCCTCAGGACCGGCACCACACGTGGTGCCGGAGCGGCAACGAAGGCAGGCGTGCAATGA
- a CDS encoding alpha/beta hydrolase, whose protein sequence is MTVHTVTRHDISFDSSGDTCAAWLFLPEGVERPPVVILGHGLGATREMRLDAFAERFAQAGIAAIAFTYRHFGDSTGQPRQLLSIKRQLADWDAAIAHVKTRGDVDGSRLAVWGSSFGGGHAIVVASRHPELRAAVSQCPFTDGLASARALGPVGTMRLLPTVAADVAAQAFGRAPVMLTLAGAPGQKALMTAPDALPGYLALVPEGTTFINEVAARVAPTITSHRPGKAAKRVRMPILFCICDHDSVTPPEETLAYAKTAPKGEIKRYDAGHFDIYLGSAFEAVVADQTDFLARHLEA, encoded by the coding sequence ATGACGGTCCACACGGTCACACGACACGACATCTCGTTCGACTCCAGTGGAGACACTTGTGCGGCCTGGCTCTTTCTGCCCGAAGGAGTCGAACGGCCGCCGGTGGTGATCCTGGGCCACGGGCTCGGTGCCACCCGCGAGATGCGGTTGGACGCCTTTGCGGAACGATTCGCGCAGGCCGGAATCGCCGCCATTGCGTTCACCTATCGCCACTTCGGTGACTCCACAGGCCAGCCGCGCCAGCTCCTCTCGATCAAGCGCCAGTTGGCCGACTGGGACGCAGCCATCGCCCACGTGAAGACCCGCGGTGACGTGGATGGCTCGCGGCTCGCGGTCTGGGGGAGCTCCTTCGGCGGGGGTCACGCCATCGTCGTAGCCTCGCGCCACCCGGAACTTCGCGCCGCTGTCTCGCAGTGCCCCTTCACCGATGGGCTTGCCTCCGCGCGCGCCCTCGGCCCGGTGGGCACGATGCGGCTGCTGCCCACAGTCGCGGCCGACGTCGCCGCCCAGGCGTTCGGCAGGGCCCCAGTCATGCTGACGCTCGCAGGCGCCCCGGGGCAGAAGGCCCTCATGACCGCCCCGGACGCACTCCCCGGATACCTCGCGCTGGTACCGGAGGGCACCACCTTCATCAACGAGGTTGCAGCCCGTGTCGCACCCACGATCACGTCGCACCGGCCCGGCAAGGCGGCCAAGCGCGTCAGGATGCCGATCCTCTTCTGCATTTGCGATCACGATTCCGTGACGCCGCCCGAGGAGACCCTGGCGTACGCGAAGACCGCCCCGAAAGGCGAGATCAAGCGGTACGACGCCGGGCACTTCGACATCTACCTCGGTTCAGCATTCGAAGCTGTCGTCGCGGACCAGACCGACTTCCTGGCCCGCCACCTGGAGGCATGA
- a CDS encoding class I adenylate-forming enzyme family protein: MTVTFSTLIDHRAAGDPAGAAVADSAQSLTNAELLVRVRAAAAQLTELGVLPGDVVALKLANRVEFVVLLFAAWRIGATVTPVNPALTEPEVLRQLEDSGARLLVVEDGREGVGEVPVISVSDIQRETPTSDAPPVVDPTALALLIYTSGTTGVPKGVMLDHANLDAMTAMGREALQFSGSDRCLLILPLFHVNGIVVSVLSPLLVGGSVVIADRFNPQSFFDAIEEHRPTFFSAVPTIYSMLAALPDEVKPDTSSVRFAVCGAAPASADLLSRFEQRYGFPLVEAYGLSEGTCGSATNPVDGLRKPGTVGLPFPGQEIRILGVDGDSLPHGAAGEVVVRGANVMRGYLGRPDETAAVIKDGWLHTGDVGRLDEDGYLTIVGRSKEMIIRGGENIYPKEIEDVLALDPTVLEVAVVGVPDEKWGEVVVAYVQPRPGSTVDLESIAALCEQRLSGYKRPSAVHVLETLPKSAVGKLDKLALRTAALVAN; the protein is encoded by the coding sequence ATGACCGTGACCTTCTCGACGCTGATCGATCACCGGGCCGCGGGCGACCCAGCGGGCGCGGCCGTGGCCGACTCCGCACAGAGCCTGACCAACGCCGAACTCCTCGTGCGGGTCCGTGCTGCTGCCGCCCAACTGACCGAACTCGGGGTCCTGCCCGGCGACGTGGTGGCGCTCAAACTCGCGAATCGAGTCGAGTTCGTGGTGCTTCTCTTCGCTGCCTGGAGGATCGGCGCCACCGTGACGCCGGTCAACCCTGCCCTGACCGAGCCTGAGGTCCTCCGCCAGCTCGAGGACTCCGGTGCGAGGTTGCTCGTCGTCGAGGACGGCAGAGAAGGTGTCGGCGAGGTTCCGGTCATCTCGGTCTCCGACATCCAACGCGAAACCCCGACTTCCGACGCCCCGCCTGTCGTCGACCCGACTGCGCTCGCCCTGTTGATCTACACCTCCGGCACCACCGGCGTACCCAAGGGCGTCATGCTCGACCACGCCAACCTCGACGCGATGACGGCGATGGGTCGTGAGGCGCTCCAGTTCAGTGGGTCCGACCGGTGCCTGTTGATCCTCCCGCTCTTCCATGTGAACGGGATCGTGGTCAGCGTCCTCTCGCCCCTCCTGGTCGGAGGGAGCGTTGTCATCGCCGACAGGTTCAACCCGCAGTCCTTCTTCGATGCGATCGAGGAGCACCGTCCCACGTTCTTCTCCGCGGTGCCGACGATCTACAGCATGCTCGCGGCACTCCCGGACGAGGTGAAGCCCGACACCTCGTCCGTCCGGTTCGCTGTCTGTGGTGCCGCGCCCGCGTCGGCCGATCTGCTGAGCCGCTTCGAGCAGCGTTACGGCTTTCCTCTCGTGGAGGCGTACGGCCTGTCGGAGGGCACCTGCGGCTCCGCCACCAACCCGGTCGACGGGCTCAGGAAGCCCGGCACGGTCGGCCTGCCGTTCCCCGGACAGGAGATCAGGATCCTCGGCGTCGACGGCGACTCCCTTCCGCATGGTGCCGCCGGCGAGGTGGTCGTACGCGGCGCGAACGTCATGCGCGGCTACCTCGGACGCCCCGACGAGACGGCCGCCGTCATCAAGGACGGCTGGCTGCACACAGGCGATGTGGGTCGGTTGGATGAGGACGGCTACCTGACGATCGTCGGACGCTCGAAGGAGATGATCATCCGCGGTGGGGAGAACATCTATCCGAAGGAGATCGAGGACGTTCTCGCCCTCGACCCGACGGTCCTGGAAGTCGCTGTCGTCGGTGTGCCTGACGAGAAGTGGGGCGAGGTGGTCGTCGCGTACGTCCAGCCCCGCCCCGGGTCGACGGTCGACCTGGAATCCATCGCCGCCCTGTGTGAGCAGCGGCTCAGCGGCTACAAGCGGCCGTCGGCGGTCCATGTGCTCGAGACTCTCCCCAAGAGCGCCGTCGGGAAGCTCGACAAGTTGGCCCTGCGCACCGCTGCCCTCGTCGCGAACTGA
- a CDS encoding SdrD B-like domain-containing protein: protein MSRRRQNSSARRRSQRILIPVMALVGPLLASGAAQAATSGSISGAAYMDLNGTMSRDAAESAVPGLTVRLLDSKGAAVASTTTGANGSYTFSGLTAGSYVVNVVCTAALSDAYPGCGFASSVTAGNQITTSGSDGGQNVGSAKPISVASGQTVTGIDAAVQPTRVVFQGRLWNDWNGNRTIDAGEPGLANVPVYLACGYYDNVSCASTRTDASGHYRFDVSATGLPFWTIVETTYPGPLTNELFGGGNLMGGLTDPSGAVRGNWADINGLSPVTANSGCYVTEADLVADCNGGGTFVPAGAIETVDGAYASSIAGTAWYDLNADKTRQSGEQRAAGVTVKLHDASGAVVATTTTSADGTYTFAVQPPGTYRVQVVAPHGWSFPDKGGNNDVVIKDPSATPQTGSATVTVVAGRTTTGIDAGLIRPAAVVTPTKHPASPVTPSSASGKTIRIDAGVPAAASSDATNADVLMALYMLGGALVVVGAYGLRRRASAN from the coding sequence ATGAGCAGGCGCCGACAGAATTCGTCCGCACGTCGCAGGTCCCAGCGGATCCTCATCCCCGTGATGGCCCTTGTGGGCCCGCTTCTGGCGTCTGGGGCTGCGCAGGCGGCGACCTCGGGGTCCATTTCCGGTGCGGCATACATGGACCTCAACGGCACCATGAGCCGGGACGCGGCCGAGTCGGCGGTGCCGGGCCTGACTGTCAGGCTGTTGGATTCGAAGGGCGCCGCCGTTGCGTCGACGACCACCGGGGCGAACGGTTCGTACACGTTCTCGGGATTGACCGCCGGCTCGTACGTCGTGAACGTGGTGTGCACGGCGGCACTGTCCGACGCATATCCAGGATGCGGTTTCGCCTCGAGCGTCACGGCTGGCAACCAGATCACGACGAGTGGCAGTGACGGCGGGCAGAACGTCGGCTCGGCCAAGCCGATCTCCGTGGCTTCGGGTCAGACCGTGACCGGGATCGACGCGGCAGTTCAGCCCACCCGGGTGGTGTTCCAAGGCAGGTTGTGGAACGACTGGAACGGCAACCGGACCATCGACGCCGGCGAGCCCGGGCTTGCGAACGTTCCGGTGTATCTCGCCTGTGGCTACTACGACAACGTGTCATGCGCTTCCACTCGCACTGATGCGAGCGGCCACTACCGCTTCGACGTCTCGGCCACGGGCCTCCCGTTCTGGACGATCGTCGAGACCACGTATCCCGGCCCCCTCACGAACGAGCTGTTCGGGGGCGGAAATCTGATGGGCGGTCTCACTGATCCGAGTGGCGCCGTGCGCGGCAACTGGGCCGACATCAACGGTCTCAGCCCGGTCACCGCGAACTCCGGTTGCTACGTCACAGAGGCGGACCTCGTCGCCGATTGCAACGGCGGGGGCACGTTCGTTCCTGCGGGCGCGATCGAGACGGTCGACGGCGCCTACGCCTCGTCGATCGCGGGTACGGCCTGGTACGACCTCAACGCCGACAAGACCCGCCAGAGCGGGGAGCAGCGTGCGGCGGGTGTCACCGTCAAGCTGCATGACGCATCGGGCGCCGTGGTCGCCACGACCACCACCTCGGCCGATGGCACTTACACCTTCGCCGTGCAGCCGCCGGGTACGTACCGAGTGCAGGTCGTTGCTCCGCACGGATGGTCCTTCCCCGACAAGGGCGGCAACAACGATGTTGTCATCAAGGATCCATCGGCCACTCCGCAGACCGGGTCGGCCACCGTGACCGTGGTCGCTGGTCGGACGACGACGGGGATCGATGCGGGTCTGATCCGACCGGCTGCGGTGGTGACACCGACCAAGCACCCCGCTTCCCCGGTGACGCCCAGTTCAGCGAGCGGGAAGACCATCCGGATCGACGCCGGCGTCCCCGCCGCAGCGTCCTCGGACGCGACGAACGCCGATGTGTTGATGGCGTTGTACATGCTGGGTGGTGCGCTGGTTGTGGTCGGTGCGTACGGCCTGCGCAGACGTGCCTCGGCCAACTAG
- a CDS encoding class F sortase, whose translation MRPVKRRVRATIAVSIGVALLVLAVSLSYDAYGGHGTPPRPAPMTSASAGQSLAASLGGPEPRLADATVEIPSLRIGAPLEPIGDVNGNVSVPGDAKVVGIYDGGSSLDIDTGTTVLVGHVTNGWIRGAFFTLATVTPGMTVYTRSAQGLQERWTVISVNAYPRDALPQSFFTVSGPRRLALVTCGGSISYHAGARSYADNIVVLATPVR comes from the coding sequence ATGCGCCCCGTCAAACGCCGAGTCCGGGCAACGATCGCGGTGTCGATCGGTGTCGCCTTGCTTGTCCTTGCCGTCAGCCTCAGCTATGACGCGTACGGCGGCCACGGAACGCCGCCGAGACCTGCGCCGATGACAAGCGCCTCCGCCGGACAGTCATTGGCCGCATCTCTGGGTGGTCCGGAGCCTCGGTTGGCGGACGCCACTGTGGAGATCCCGAGCCTCCGGATCGGCGCACCGCTTGAGCCCATCGGGGACGTGAACGGGAACGTATCGGTGCCCGGCGACGCCAAGGTCGTCGGAATCTACGACGGCGGCTCGAGCCTCGACATCGACACCGGGACCACGGTCCTGGTTGGCCACGTCACCAACGGTTGGATCCGCGGCGCGTTCTTCACCCTTGCCACCGTCACCCCCGGCATGACCGTCTACACCCGGTCTGCTCAGGGGCTGCAAGAGCGCTGGACCGTGATCTCGGTGAATGCCTACCCGCGCGACGCCCTCCCGCAGTCGTTCTTCACCGTCAGTGGGCCTCGACGCCTCGCACTCGTCACCTGTGGAGGCTCGATCTCCTACCACGCGGGTGCCCGCAGCTACGCCGACAACATCGTCGTCCTGGCCACACCGGTCAGATGA
- a CDS encoding Fic family protein — MTNLYSTPDPDLEDQQVIGEIHAVRASLADYLRAPKRWNGVLRRTSTARAIQGSNTIEGYTISEEDAVAAVDDEPPLSADEATWLEILAYRRVLTYVLNVATEPGFVIDDVVLRSMHFMLLDHELSKAPGRYRTKEIFVRDDKREVNVYAGPDGDLVPDLMQALSASLSTPTADDPLVRGAMAHLNLVMIHPFRDGNGRMARALQTMVLAQDHVVEPTFSSIEEWLGSNTQDYYDVLAATGQGSWNPENDATLWVKFNLRAHHMQAQTMRRRFDEADIQWRRIDDLLSEHRLNERLGAALFDAMLGLRVTRPSYLKLTDLDERTGTRDLVNAANLGLLEARGERRGRHYVAGDTLRQIQTELRAGREPVSDPYPTLTGEIRRALP; from the coding sequence ATGACAAACCTGTACAGCACCCCGGACCCAGATCTCGAGGACCAACAGGTCATCGGCGAGATCCACGCCGTTCGCGCTTCGCTCGCGGACTACCTGCGCGCGCCCAAGCGCTGGAACGGAGTGTTGCGGCGTACGTCGACGGCCCGGGCAATCCAGGGATCCAACACGATCGAGGGCTACACGATCAGCGAGGAGGACGCTGTCGCTGCAGTCGATGACGAACCACCCCTCAGCGCCGATGAGGCCACCTGGCTCGAGATTCTCGCCTACCGACGCGTGCTCACCTACGTACTGAACGTGGCAACCGAGCCGGGCTTCGTGATCGACGACGTCGTCCTGCGATCGATGCACTTCATGTTGCTCGACCATGAATTGTCGAAGGCTCCGGGACGCTACCGCACCAAGGAGATCTTCGTCCGCGACGACAAACGCGAGGTCAATGTGTACGCCGGCCCCGACGGCGACCTCGTACCCGATCTGATGCAGGCCCTGTCTGCATCACTGTCCACCCCGACCGCCGATGATCCACTCGTACGCGGCGCCATGGCACATCTGAACCTCGTGATGATCCACCCCTTCCGCGACGGCAACGGGCGTATGGCTCGCGCCCTACAGACGATGGTGCTCGCACAGGACCATGTGGTGGAGCCGACCTTTTCGAGCATCGAGGAGTGGCTCGGCAGTAATACGCAGGACTACTACGACGTCCTTGCCGCGACCGGCCAGGGCAGCTGGAATCCCGAGAACGACGCCACATTGTGGGTCAAGTTCAATCTCCGGGCGCACCATATGCAGGCGCAAACCATGCGGCGACGCTTCGACGAAGCCGACATCCAATGGCGACGGATCGACGACCTCCTCTCCGAGCACCGACTGAACGAACGGCTCGGCGCCGCGCTCTTCGACGCCATGCTCGGCCTACGTGTCACCCGCCCGTCCTACCTGAAACTCACGGACCTCGACGAGCGAACGGGCACCCGCGATCTGGTCAACGCGGCAAATCTTGGCCTTCTTGAAGCCCGCGGCGAAAGGCGTGGGCGCCACTACGTCGCAGGCGACACCCTCCGACAGATCCAGACTGAACTGCGGGCGGGGCGAGAACCCGTCTCCGATCCGTATCCGACCCTCACTGGCGAGATCAGGCGAGCACTGCCTTAG